The Pirellulales bacterium genome has a window encoding:
- a CDS encoding AAA family ATPase has protein sequence MMPIRSLQVRGYRSIQRVQLRLGPVNVLEGANGCGKSNLYRSLYLLAAAAEGRFARTLANEGGMASALWAGEQIKGVSKRITIEVEFDQWSYHFACGLPMPSKSAFHLDPLIRSEELWFHDGDRKTSVFRRENGSAQLRDETGRAVKFPLDLSDAESILSELREPHRYPELSALRSVLLGWRFYHQFRTDFESPLRRPQIGVQTPVLSHDGTDLAAALQTILEIGEGDVLNAAVSDAFPGGSVEIESSNGGMEIALAMPEFRRAFRGSELSDGTLKYLCLAAALLSPRPPALLAINEPDANLHPKLYEPLARLISQAGRNSQVWITTHSRALATLLQRYAAAQVIRLEKRNGATVIASGELDDVQNG, from the coding sequence ATGATGCCGATCCGTTCACTTCAAGTGCGAGGTTACCGCTCAATCCAACGAGTGCAATTACGGCTTGGGCCAGTGAATGTGCTAGAGGGAGCAAACGGATGCGGCAAATCCAATCTGTACCGTTCGTTGTATCTCCTGGCAGCGGCCGCCGAAGGACGATTTGCTCGCACGCTGGCAAACGAGGGTGGCATGGCAAGTGCGCTTTGGGCCGGCGAACAAATCAAAGGGGTTTCAAAACGAATTACCATTGAAGTCGAATTCGATCAATGGTCGTACCACTTTGCCTGCGGCTTGCCAATGCCTAGTAAGTCGGCATTCCACCTCGATCCGCTGATTCGGAGCGAGGAATTATGGTTCCACGACGGCGATCGCAAGACGAGCGTCTTTCGACGCGAAAATGGCTCTGCACAGCTTCGCGACGAGACGGGGCGCGCCGTAAAGTTTCCTCTTGATTTATCCGATGCCGAATCGATCTTGTCGGAACTTCGAGAGCCGCATCGCTATCCGGAATTATCAGCCCTGCGAAGCGTGCTGCTGGGCTGGCGGTTTTATCACCAATTCCGGACTGACTTTGAATCGCCCTTGCGTCGTCCTCAAATCGGAGTGCAAACGCCTGTCCTGAGTCATGACGGGACGGACCTGGCAGCAGCGCTACAAACAATTCTTGAGATTGGCGAGGGCGACGTTCTTAATGCTGCGGTTTCCGATGCATTTCCCGGCGGCAGCGTCGAAATTGAATCATCTAACGGGGGCATGGAAATTGCCCTTGCAATGCCGGAATTTCGCCGTGCCTTTCGGGGTAGCGAGCTTTCCGATGGAACACTTAAGTATTTGTGCCTCGCTGCGGCTCTTCTGAGCCCCAGGCCTCCGGCTTTGCTCGCGATTAACGAGCCCGATGCCAATTTGCACCCGAAACTTTATGAACCGTTGGCGCGATTGATTTCACAAGCGGGAAGAAATTCGCAAGTCTGGATTACGACCCACTCACGGGCTTTGGCAACTCTGTTGCAGCGTTATGCTGCGGCTCAAGTTATCAGGCTCGAGAAACGGAATGGCGCAACCGTAATTGCAAGCGGCGAACTCGACGATGTCCAGAACGGCTGA
- a CDS encoding Gfo/Idh/MocA family oxidoreductase has translation MPSWWGRHHTQSLRSARHATAPERLCHRPLRARLAWHKTSLSVPRRIRVTKAHESSVTRRDVLKTSGTLAAVTTLAGLAVPKVHAAENNTIQVALVGCGGRGTGAAMNALSTQQGPVKLVAMADVFQDRLSNSYEQLSKEKPDLVDVPEDRRFIGFDSYQRAMDCLNPGDVVIFATPPAFRWVHFGHAIDKNLHVFMEKPTTVDGPTTRRMIDLAKKSVEKNLKVGVGLMCRHCNARQELHDRIQNGEIGDIVLLRAYRQLGPTGFAFAGQKPAEQSELEYQIRNFHAFLWASGGAFSDFLIHNIDESCWMKEAWPVEAKASGGRHFRGDNVDQNFDTYAVEYTFDDGSKMFLEGRTMTGCAQEFASYAHGSKGAAVISTSSHAPARCRIYKDQRIKKGDIVWRYGQSEPSPYQLEWDHLMAAIRSDTPYNEAQRGAEASLVTSMGRMAAHTGQIITYDKILSSDHEFAPDVDKLTIGGAAPLVADAEGKYPIPQPGITTDREYFT, from the coding sequence ATGCCTAGCTGGTGGGGGAGACACCATACCCAGAGCTTACGCTCCGCTCGGCACGCGACCGCACCCGAGCGCTTGTGCCACCGTCCGCTCCGCGCGCGGCTTGCCTGGCACAAAACATCCCTATCGGTACCAAGGAGAATTCGAGTGACCAAGGCTCACGAATCGAGCGTCACGCGTCGCGATGTTTTGAAGACCTCCGGCACGTTGGCGGCCGTCACGACGTTGGCCGGCCTCGCGGTGCCCAAGGTACACGCCGCCGAAAACAACACCATCCAGGTCGCGCTGGTCGGGTGCGGCGGTCGCGGCACCGGCGCCGCGATGAACGCCCTCTCGACCCAACAAGGTCCCGTCAAGCTCGTGGCCATGGCCGACGTCTTCCAGGATCGGCTGAGCAACAGCTACGAGCAGTTGAGCAAGGAGAAGCCCGACCTGGTCGACGTGCCCGAGGATCGCCGTTTCATCGGCTTCGACAGCTACCAGCGCGCCATGGACTGCCTGAACCCGGGCGATGTGGTGATCTTTGCCACGCCTCCCGCCTTCCGTTGGGTTCACTTCGGCCACGCCATCGACAAGAACCTGCACGTCTTCATGGAAAAGCCGACCACGGTCGACGGTCCCACCACCCGCCGCATGATCGATCTGGCCAAGAAGTCGGTCGAAAAGAATCTCAAGGTCGGCGTGGGCCTGATGTGCCGCCACTGCAACGCGCGACAAGAGCTCCACGATCGCATCCAGAACGGAGAGATCGGCGACATCGTGCTGTTGCGTGCCTACCGGCAATTGGGTCCCACCGGTTTCGCCTTCGCGGGCCAGAAGCCGGCCGAGCAGTCGGAGCTCGAATATCAGATTCGCAACTTCCACGCCTTCCTCTGGGCCAGCGGCGGCGCGTTCAGCGACTTCCTGATCCACAACATCGACGAATCGTGCTGGATGAAAGAGGCCTGGCCCGTCGAGGCGAAGGCCTCGGGCGGACGCCATTTCCGCGGCGATAACGTCGATCAGAACTTCGACACCTACGCGGTCGAGTACACGTTCGACGACGGCTCGAAGATGTTCCTCGAGGGACGCACGATGACCGGCTGTGCGCAGGAGTTCGCCAGCTACGCCCACGGCAGCAAGGGTGCCGCGGTGATTTCGACCTCGTCGCACGCGCCGGCCCGCTGCCGCATCTACAAGGATCAGCGCATCAAGAAGGGGGACATCGTGTGGCGCTACGGCCAGTCCGAGCCGAGCCCCTACCAGTTGGAGTGGGATCACCTGATGGCGGCGATCCGTTCGGACACGCCCTACAACGAAGCCCAGCGCGGCGCCGAGGCCAGCCTCGTCACGTCGATGGGACGCATGGCCGCCCACACGGGCCAGATCATCACCTACGACAAGATCCTGAGCTCCGACCACGAGTTCGCCCCGGATGTCGACAAACTAACCATCGGCGGCGCCGCACCGTTGGTAGCCGACGCTGAAGGCAAATACCCCATCCCGCAACCCGGCATCACCACCGACCGCGAATACTTCACCTAG